The Triticum urartu cultivar G1812 chromosome 5, Tu2.1, whole genome shotgun sequence genome contains the following window.
GAAGTCATAGCGAATGGGAAGGAGGCTTATGAGAGAAGTTGAGAAGAACATGACAGAGTTTTTAAGCCACCAAAGAATTAGCCCTTACCAGCGGTTTATCCATGTGATTAGTGAGCATATGCACGCCTAAACAGACGTCAAGTCGCCAGTTGGTTTGCTCTCACGATAGCTAGCTCAATAACCAGATTTCTTTTCGGAACTCGACTTAATAACTAGAATAATGGTCGGATCCGGTACGCTGTAGCATGTCGCGATCATATTAAAGTCAGACCATCGGAAgcacgtactccctccgtttttattgaCTCCGCATATTAGCGTTCGTCAAAGTGAAATTTTGTAAATTTTGACAAAGATTATAGACAAAAATATTAATATATACAATAACGAATTAATACCATCAGATTCATTATTAAACACACTTTCACCTCATATAGATTTGCTGTTGTAATTGTTCATATTTTtgctataaacttggtcaaactttatgaagtttgactttaGTCAAATCTAATATGCCGAGTAAATAATAACTGAGGGAGTAAGTCGCTCCATAGTTGCAAGGTGTATATAGGTGATGCCGGTGATGGCTGTGGACACGGCACCCCCGAGCCCACGCAGTGCCACAGGTGCGGAACCATGGAGAAGGCACCCTCCCCCACAAAGCATCGATGGCGACGGGATCTGCAATTTTTGGCCTTGACATAGTTTGGCAGATGTTTGCAGTTGACACGAGTAATTTTGTGCACTTGTTTCTTGGATAGGCATGTGGCCTATGCGTTAAAAACTCTCTAGAGAAGTTTTTAATAAGATTCTCTACATTGCCGTCATTTGTATAACATGTCTAAGATAAGAAACCTAACATTAGTTACCACCTGATGATTCTAGAGAAGTCCTTGCCATGTCATGATTTGCTAATCATATGATGGCAGGCTATTATAAGAAGTATGTGGTTTCTTATGTCTGTTGTGCACTTTTTAACCCCAAAAAAAAGTTGATGTCGATATTTCACCAAGTCATCAATTTAACTTCTCCATTTGTGAATCGTTGCTCTACGTGAAATATGTACAGTTGAACACCAAGCTAAAAGTTTCTTGCTCCTCCATGGAGAAGTTAAATTGAAATGGAAATGGAAATACTATATTGAAATGGAAATTTAATCGTAATAAAACCACATGGAAACCATTATATTAAAGCCACCATAAAAGTACAGATATTAATATCATGTTTCTAGTAACCTAATTGTCACACTAATAATTTCTCTGAATTTTCTTTCTGCCTCTCTTGGATGATTTGGGTGCCTGACCCGCCAAGTGCATAGAACTCTGCTATGACCTCAATAGGTATATTCTTTGTTTCCGGGACCTTTAGACAAACGAAAACAAAAGCCAGCACACAAACAATGGCATAAACTCCGAAAACACCCGCAAGACCTATATACCTCAACAATACAGGGAGGGTATATGTCACAATGATGTCACAAATCCAAAAGATTAGGCTACATATGGCCAAGCAAATAGCACGAACTTTGTTGGGGAAAATCTCCGAGCAGAATATATTTGGTATTGGACCAAAACCCATGACAAATATGCAGAAATAGATTCCAACACTCATTGTTGAGAGCAGTGCGTGTAGTTCAGCACTCAGATTCACAATGTTGACAGTTACCAAAACAATGAGGGACACTACCAAGATGGGTATTGTCACAAGTAGTATCCTTCTGCATGAGGCAATTAAAAGAAATTATTACGCTGTTATCTTATTTTGGGAATAATAAATTTGGACGTAAATCTTAAATTTTAGCAATAATTATTTGTAACTTGTGGTAGTAAACAAATACGGATACCTTCTTCCAGAGCGGTCCATAAGCCACATGGCCATGCAAATAAAAGGAAGCATCAATAAAGTTGTGAGAGCGCTCATAAGAATCGACACTGAAGAAGAGCTGATGCCAAATTTTGAGAGAAGAACCCCAACACCAGCTTGCTCAAGTATTTGAGGAGTGTAATAAAGAATGCCATTGATGCCAGCAAACTGCAAAAAATATTGAAAAATAAATCATGTACAATTTAGATTGAACAaaataaattaattaattaatttaatttaatACTTTAATAAAACCTTGTGGGCTCGGTGAGTTCTCACAAAAAAAAAGCATTGTCATAAAAAACAGTGTTCTGAATCATTAATGTGCACCTACTTTGTATGGCTAAATGTTTCTTTGGTTATATACATATATCATATATTAGTTATGAGACGTATTAATTCAACATGCAAGTCAAAGTATATATATAGTCACTAAAAATAGGAGAATAAAATGACGGTCAGGACAAACTAACTAAAAGATGTAATGTGATATTTAAGTGCAACAATACTTATGTTTTAAAATAGGCTCATAGTAATTAGTTTTCACTTCTAAAAAACTTACCTGTTGAAGTACTTGTATTCCAACACCCACGACCAATGCACGTTTTACACCAGGTTCTAACAGATCCTTCCATTTTGTACTTCTATAATCTTTGTTAGGTGAATGAATACCAATATTGTGTCCAGACTTATGAAAAACCGATTTATTGACCAAAGCAGTCGCTTGAATGAAATTCCCGTCTATTGGAGCATCCAGTAGGTTTTCAGAACTTGGTACACCTCCTTCATGCAAATATACTCGTTCCATGCCACCTTCCATTTGCCCATCTAAACGATATCCTGATGACATTTTCCAAGCCAATTGCCAACCTCCACCAATATGGCCGCTTTTGCGACATACCACAAAATCATTTATATTCGTAGGTTTGGGTTGAATAAGATAAGCATGCTCGCTATCATAGGTACCATCTCGGTTGTGTTCTAGCTCATGCTCTTTGGTCTCTTCCTGATTCTCTTTGTCCCCTTCAATTGGACCTTGTTGTTCTAATTCATTGAATATGCCGTGGGCAACCTGTTTTATGAAAATGAAGTGTACTTAGAGAAAATAGTAAATTGAAGGCGAAAccaacactagtagaaaaagggccatttgtcctGGTTCGtaagggccatttgtcccggttgttgaaccgagactaaagggtcgttactaaagccAATATTAGTGTGAAGCATTAAATATCCAAATCATTTGTAAAATAATAGAGCAATATAAATATTTCATTACATGATGCGTTATGACCCAATTTATTCTTAAAATAAGATCATAAATAAAGTAACTAAAAGTTAATATGGCTGAGCATGTATGTACACATGTATTGAAAATTGCAAACCATGAAAGTAAAATATAAAGCTCCAATGCTAACTAGATGAAATATTGGAACTTTGTTAATGATTACATTACCTCGGGGAGCCCGTGCATACTCCCAATAATGTTGACAACTGGGTCATAGAACGATGCTCCACGACTCACAGAATGACCAACggcactttcttctgtgtttgtTCTCTTCAATGGATAAGCAACACAATGCAAATCTTCTGGAAGTCCATATAATTTTATTATTTCATCATTTCCAATCACTTTTTCCCTTAACATACTTTCATTAGTGCTAATTAGGTACTCCTCAATAGACGGAGTGTCACCAACTTGTGTGCCCTCCAAAAGACTTGCCATTTCACCTGTAATAAAAGCCATATATAACATTCAATGCTAACTAAAAACTTCAAATTATCATATAAAGAGAGCAAAAAAGATGACTTGATTTCAAGTAATTGAATCTACGATATACCTGAGACATCTTCCTTTCTTCGTAGTTTTTGTAAAACCATCTTTGCTTCATCCACCCTTCCTTGGCTCACAAGCCAACTCGGAGTCTCGGGTAGATAGAAGATTGTTAAAATTGAGTATATTAGTGAGGGTATCAGTTGTATCCCAAGCATGACCCGCCAACTAACCTTTGGCAGCATGGACATCCAAAACACCATGCAGTAAGATAAGAACATACCAACTGAACCACTTAACTGGGGAAATGTGCTTAATTTTCCTCTCATATCAGGAGGCGCGGTCTCAACTATATATAATGGCACAAGTGTAACTGCCAAACCAATACTAAATCCCTGAATAAGCCTCGCGAATAGCAGCATATACACATGTTGGGACCAAAATATGACCAATAGTGCACTAACAAAGGACAATACCGCCGAGGTAAGTAGCATCGCCCACCTACCAAATTTATCAGATAGCATTCCAGATAGTGTTGTGATTATTGTTGCCCCAAAAAGTGCCATAGCCATAATGCACCCCTCAATCATTGGCATGCTATCTAGTTTAAACTCATCCTTTATGTAAAGCATAGCACCTGGTGATCATACAAAAGTTCATAACCAATTAGTGAAACTTTACAACTTTGAGCTCCGCTCGAAGAAATATCAAACTAGGCAAAAGCACAATGATACACCATATTTATCATGATCGGAGTGTTACTATGTAAGCATATATTAGCCATGCATAACAATCTGAAGAAGAAAATAATCAGAAGCGAGGTGGCCGAATGCATGCAAGCGAAAGGCGCAACGAAAGCAATTGTATCTGGAGGGCATGCAGATAGATGTGCATGCACGCACAGCTGCTACGTGTTCACGGCGGATCGGAATATTTACATCCGTGCATAGGATATTTTTTGGTACCCTTGTGGAATTTGTTAACTGCAATGACTCAGTGCGCTACCTAAAAATGCTTGGCGGTGCTACAGTTGGCAACCTGTACGTGATGTCAATCCACCATATTTTTTCAGagaaatatatataaaaaaaattGACACATATACACGGAAGCtaatagtactccctctgtaaactaatataagagcgtttattagtgatctaaatgctcttatattagtttacagagggagtactattttTGCATAAGTTGTGATGTCGCTTGGCACACAAACATGCATGTTTGTAGCACCCGCCACTTCAAATGCGTGTCAATATGTAGTTTTTTTCCTGTCAACTAGATAGATCTCAAAAATCCTATGATGAACAAACTCAAAGAAACTACATGTGATGGTCGGTATACGCGATGGCTAAAACAATCAAGGAAGAGAGTTCCTTCACCTGCAATGCTCGCATTGTCCCAGCCTTGGAGCAGGTTGCCGATGGATGCCACGAACGCGACGAGGACCGCGCGATCAACGGTCGTCAAGTCACGCAACTTCTGACACGCTGCGCAgagagaagaggaggaagaagaaacatGAAAAGAAGTCATCATCCATGCGAAGTAGAATCGATCTTAAAAGCAGGCCGGTCGTGAAATACTCCATTGAAACACCATGAGCAAGCCGATCATTTTCTCTCAGTTACCTTGTTGTAGTAGTACAGATCCGTGGCCAGAGGGAGCGAGCTTGGCATGAAGATTAGCCTCCGAGTCTCTCACAAGAGGGCGTGATAAATCTTCCATGGCCGAATCCAGAGAGACACCCGATGCGCCTGCATTGAGAAGATTTGTCGGTTAGTTTTAGGTACCGGAGAGAGAAAAGAAATCGTTCGTGTGCATGCAGCAGCTAGCCAGCCGCCGCCTATTGAGTCCCTACTGATTTGATGATGGGACAAAGAGTGGCGATCTTGATGCCAAAGGGTGAAGCAGATTCTAACTTGCACGCAGAGACCCAAAGCCCAGACGCCAAAACCCAGGAAATTACAAGCAGAATCTCCAGAACAAATCAAACGGCGTGAAGGGGTTGCATTGCATTGCGATGGGAGAGGAGAGGGATCGTCCTGGAGAAGAAGCACTCACCCGAGGGGCGATCGGGCTTCCGTTTCCGTCCTCGATCGCGGCCTGCCGTGGTCTGCTGATCTCGGCGACTTGGTTTGCAGGATCTGGCTGCCCTTTTTTGGTCTCCAGGGTGCGTATGCTTGGAGGAGTCTATATTCGCGTTGGGAGGTTGGCGAGTCCACTTATTTAGCACCTTTTTTTTCTCTCGGTTGGTGTTTCCGTTTGGAAACTCGTTCCTTGTTCCCGTCCGATTCGTTCTCTACCAGCGATCGATCCATAGCCTCCTTTTCTTCTGTTCCGCGGCGACCCACGTTGGTAAACAAATTTCTTCTACCCACATAATAAGCCGGCCCATTCAGCAGCGGCGCGCGGCACGGTCCAGCTAGCTAGAAGACGGCCCGGTCAAGCGGCGAAAGTATAAATAAAAGCTAGCTAGAAGACGGCCCGGTCCATCATGTACAGTAAACTTGCGAACAGTAAATTcaaagaaaaatcaaaaaaatctgaaaatttgtgGGATCAAAGTTCCTCGGGTGCGCAAGGTGCATACAAATTTTCATATTGTTTGGACATTCCAGGTGCTCATGACAAAGAAAAAATTGTAAATATGTACCTTGGTGAACAGTAAATAAAAGAAATagcaaaaaaatatgaaattttttgaCATCAAAGATGCTTGGGTGTGCAAGGTGCTTGCATATTTTCGTGCTGAAATAACATAGGAGGAGTTCTAGGAAAAAAAATAGTGCACTTTTTCAAAGTTTCTTTCCCAGCCAAAATTTTTTTTTTTGCCACGAGCTCCCACAATGTCCAAACATCATGAAATTTTGCAGGCACATTGAGCACCCAAGCATCTTGTATGTCAACTATTTTCATACTTTTTTGAATTTGTTTTCTAATTTACTGTTCACTAACGTACATATTTATGGTTTTTCCTTTGTCACGAGCTCCTGTAATGTCTAAATAGCACAACAAATTTCACACACACCTTGCGCACCCGAAGAACTTTGATCCcacaaattttcagatttttttgactttttttttattttttttactgTTTATCGATTTACTGTTCATGCGGACGAAAACCGTCCGAAGCGACGTGAGGAACGAAAACTATCCGGTTTTGAGTTGAGGGACGATTTCTAAACTCTCGGAAGAGTTCGAGGATGAAAAACATACTTATCCCAGATAAAAATGTGCCTGCCTTTGGACCGTGAGAACTATAGCTCACCTGAAGCATTTGACGATACGATACATACAGTCTTGGTCGGCCTATTATTGTCGCATCATCATTTATGGCGTTCACTCGTCTGCGTCATTCTTTTCGGGAGTTTTTGGTATTTCTTTTacttttttctatttctttcGTTTTCACACTGTTCTGTTTTATGTTGGTTTCCttggtttttttttcttttttatgctTCAGTTTTATTTGTTTCTTTCTAGGTTTTCTTTGGATTATGTATTTTCCACTATGTTCCACTATTTTGCATTGGTTGTTCAGACTTTTCTTAGTTTCTTTTCGGTTTCTTTGGTTTTTTACCTTTTTTTCATATACATTGTACATTTTTTATACAGCATATATGTTtacatttttaaaatacatgataaataatttatatatatacatgtttTGATGTCTATTTTTTTCGTACAGTTTGTATATTTTTCGTATACAATCAGCACATTCATTTTATAATAGTTTAAGATTTTTTTcatttatatgttttgatgtgtAGTTTTTCCATAATATATAATAAACATTTTTATTATACACATTTAAAAAAATGAATGGTTAACATTTTTCcaaatatatgttttgatgtctactttttcatacatattgcacattttttatatacataaAAAACATTTTCCTTATACATGGTTAAGCTTTATAAATACAATAATTAACATTTTCCCAAATACATGTTTTggcatcttctttttgttagacACGTAGTACATTTTTTGTACACATCTGAAACATATATTTGATATACCTTCgatatttttcaaatacatgattaaaAAAAACACgtgtttttgaaaaaaaatcaaaaaaaacaTTAAAAATATTCAAATACATGTTGAAACATTTTTTAGTAGTTGTGCCAACAATTTTAACACTGCAAATAAGAAAATTCAAAACTGAAGAAATTCTTGAAATTTATCTATTTTAGACATTTCTAaaattatatataaaaaatgagaCAAAGCAAACGACTGAAGGAAAAACAAATTGAACTGCTGGCGCTTTAGCCAAGGCAACTGTCCCGGGGGGGAGGAGCGCGTCATGATTTTTTTAACAGAGTAAAATCCCACATACCCACAAATACGCACATATGCTTACCTTTATGAATGCACGCACATTCTACCCATATGAGCATCTTTAAAATACTAAGTCGGCAAAATATTTTGAGATTGACGAAGTCATCACAGACACCTCGTAGCCGACGGAAATGTCTTCTCCCACTAAACGAATGTTCCCAGAAAGgttgaaataaatccagaaaaataCTAGCATCAGTGACAAGTGTAGGATTTAAATCTTAGTGGATTGATTCAACCACAAGGAACCTAACCTCTGAGCTACAATTAGTTCGCGGAGCGAGTCACGGTTGCAATAGGTGCATGACTTGGGCCAGAGTGTCTCCAGTAACACACCCAAAAAATACCTTGAAACCTCAAAACTGAAATTTTGTGTTATTTCCCTACAAACTGGCTCAGACACAAATTTAAATGGAGCGAAACAATTTGGGTAGGCAACCAAATTTTGTTACTAAGGCCAATTTTTTTATCCAGCCTATCACGCCACCCAAAAGACCAAAATCAGCCACGAGAAAGGCAAATGTCACTACATGAAACTTCCTAGGCGTCCCATCCGCCTCCATGGTGACCATCGTCATCGCCACTCCCACAGCAGCCCCGACACCCGCCACTACCCCGCCGGCCGATCTGCTCTTAAGATCCACGTTCCTGACATGTCTCTCTGGGCTCCTCACCTCGCCCCAGCGTCCCGTGCATCCCATCGGCCAACACATCGCAGCCATCACCGCCGCCGAAGTACCGGGGCGTGAGGCTTCGGCTATAGGGCAAGTGGCGACTGAGATCCGTAACCCAAACACGAATGCATGTGTGTGGATTGGCACGTTCACCGTAGCAAAGGAAGCGACACGTGGTACAACATCATGGCACTCTGCTTTCTTTGGGTGCTTCCCTGCAATGTCGGCTTCGCGGCCGCTATCGTGCCTCCTGTTAAGGTCGTCCCCTGAGCTGAGGATAAGGACCATTGCTTGGCCGAGGCGTAAGTCACGGCCAAGCGCGCCAAGGAGCAGAGCGAGCGCAAGTGCCACGAGCTTGCCTGCCTCAAGGCCGAGCGTGAGAAGATGTTCGACGAGCTTGAGGAGGATGATGAGATGTTTGACAACAGCGAGGCCAGACGCTACGACACCTAGTTTTAGTCGTAGTGTAGCTAGTTTTGGTCTCAATGTTGTGGTAGGGATGTTTAATTGTGATTGTATAAACCTAAGAGAGTCATCTCCACTAACTTATTTATCCCAGCATCAAGCATGCCACCTCATCGTACAATTATGAATGAGATAAGACTCGCCTCAATCCAACTGTATATGGAAAAATCCATTTAATTCTTCTACTTATATCGATAAATATTGTTACAATTATACATAACAAATATGTATTTTTAACTTTGGTTGTCATATTATGAACCTAAATTTTCATCAACCAATTCTGGTATCCTCTAGTTTATACATGTTTTATGTATAATGTGCAGCGGTTGTTTAATTACGCAATGAAATACTcactccgtcccaaaataagtgtcgctgatttagtacaactttgtTAATTAGGTTATGAAAATATGGGTATGCAGAAAAAAAATGTAGGCAGCTAAAATTTCTCTCTCCTCCATCCAAAATGGATTTGGGTAGCAAAATTTTGATCTGCTATTGGAGATGTTGTGGAGAATCTTCGATCGTTTTCATACTGAGCCACGGATGATGTTACAGTTGTCGCCAAAGCCCGGCCGGGGACGCAACATGTTGAACGAGCGGCGAGCGGCCCAGGCGGGCGTGGCCACGAACTCCCTCATCCCAACCACGCCCACACGTTTTTTATCTACTTTCCCCTCGATCGGCCTTGAGCCCTGAGCAACAGGATAGCCCGGGTCACGGGAAAACACCAATCCGCCGAAAAAATAACGCAGGGGCGAGtgagaaaaaaaaaagagaacGGATGCATCCCGTGTCGACGCAACGCCTGGCGCCCGTCCCCAGCGCCAACGCCAGCGCCAACCACCAGCGCGCGCTTCTCCCGCCGTCTCCTCTGCAGCTTCGGCCACGGACCAGCACCAGGTCCTCGGCGTCCGCCAGATCGGCGCCGCGCGCCGTCTCGCCCGCGACCCCAATCACCGCAGCCACCAACGACCCGGACGCTGGCGCGCAGCCAGGTCAGTTGCCAGCCACCATGAACTAGCTCCTGTCTTTTGACTTTCAAGACAATGGGTAGGGTTACGCCATGCCATGCCACGACTGAACTGCACACTGAAACTTAGTCCGTGCTTGCGCAGATAAGTGGGCGGAGTTCGCGGCGCGGGTGTCCGGCGAGTGGGACGGCTTCGGCGCGGACTTCACGGTGGCCGGCGAGCCCGTGGAGCTGCCGGCCAACGTGGTCCCGGACGCGTACCGCGAGTGGGGGGTCCAGGTCTTCGACTGGCAGACGCAGTGCCCCACCCTGGCCGACCCCGCCGCGCCGGGCGCGCTCCACTACCGCCTCGTCCGCCTCCTCCCCACCGTCGGCTGCGAAGCCGACGCCGCCACCGTGCACACCTCCCACCAGCGCCACGTCTCCTCCGCCACCGCCTTCACCTACAGCGGCGGGGGCTCCTACGTGGCCACGTGGCCCAAGGGCCCCTCGGCCGTGCTGGAGGTGGAGCACTGCATCTGCCACCCGGACAACGCGGAGGTGCGGGTCAGGCTGGTGCAGACGGTGGCGCTGGCCAAGGACGCGGCCCGGCTGCGCGGCGTCAAGGTGTTCTCCGAGCAGTGGTACGGCCCCTACCGCAACGGCGACCAGCTCGGCGGCTGCGCGCTCCGCGAGTCCGCCTTCGCCGCCGGTGAGAGGCTCGCCGCGTCGGAGGTGGCGGGGCAGTGGGAGAGCGCCGCCAGGTTTTCCGGCGCGCTGGACCCCGTGACGGTGAGCATCCTCCTGCAGCACGTACCGCACAGTCCATCGACATCGAAGATAGCCGTGCGTGACACTGACATGTCTGGTGTGCAGGGCAAGTTCGCGGGGCTGGAGCCGGATCAGGAGCCGCGGAGGACAGCGAGGGACGGTGCCGGCGTGGTGACGCTGCTGCCGAAGCAGCTGTGGAGCTCGCTCAAGGTGAGCGGCGACGGCGAGGACGGCGAGGTGGTGTGCGAGGTCGGGTGGCTGCTGGGCCACGGCAGCGCGGTCACGTCGACGTGCGTCCTCTCTAGAGACGGAGACGTCAAGGTAAATATTGTGTCACTTGCTGCTACTGCGAAAATAAAACTCCTACAGTTCTTTCTTAATACTGACCGTGCTGCCTGGCTCGTGTGTAGGAGATAGCTGCGGCGCAGGAGACCCGGGTGTCGGAGGCCACCTGACCTGCGGCAGCCACTGCCAGGACCTCTTCAGGTTTCATCACATCTTTACATAGAAAGTGAAGAAAAATATACTTACACATCTAGAATAGCCATACTCATACTGTAAATCTGCCATCTAGTACTGAACAAATTGGTCTCTGCAAAATCATGAACTGGTGTGGTGTGCCAGCCCTTTGTTGCCCTGGCTTACCAACGACAGCCAGAGCTTCTGGGCCTGCTTGATTATGATCTGTGCAGATAGATTCATAATTTTAGAAATTAAAACAGTACTAACTACCAAGACCAAACTTGGGGAATATGACATTTCATGAAGACAAGTTTTTCATTAGACACAAAGTACACAACTGATCACACAAAGAACAAACGAACTTGACGCACGCCCTCTTACTTCCACCTGCTGGATAGCAGCCAGTCTTGCAGTCATATGAACCAGGACACAACTACTTACTATATGGAACCCACGACGCTGTCTCTCACAATGACTGTACTGCTAGCTAGACCAGCTTATTTTCGATAAATGCCGCCGAAAGAATCGACCTGTTCTCTTCCCGTACTTCGGAAGTACATGCCCACAACCCAATTTGGGTTGTGGACATAATGGCAATGAGAAGAGAA
Protein-coding sequences here:
- the LOC125511272 gene encoding uncharacterized protein LOC125511272 translates to MHPVSTQRLAPVPSANASANHQRALLPPSPLQLRPRTSTRSSASARSAPRAVSPATPITAATNDPDAGAQPDKWAEFAARVSGEWDGFGADFTVAGEPVELPANVVPDAYREWGVQVFDWQTQCPTLADPAAPGALHYRLVRLLPTVGCEADAATVHTSHQRHVSSATAFTYSGGGSYVATWPKGPSAVLEVEHCICHPDNAEVRVRLVQTVALAKDAARLRGVKVFSEQWYGPYRNGDQLGGCALRESAFAAGERLAASEVAGQWESAARFSGALDPVTGKFAGLEPDQEPRRTARDGAGVVTLLPKQLWSSLKVSGDGEDGEVVCEVGWLLGHGSAVTSTCVLSRDGDVKEIAAAQETRVSEAT